The Populus alba chromosome 6, ASM523922v2, whole genome shotgun sequence genome contains a region encoding:
- the LOC118050168 gene encoding putative F-box protein PP2-B12, translating into MEISEEMSLNELPEGCIANALSFTTPQDVGRLSVVSPMFMLAAVSDVVWERFLPRDLKSILSTSPDGSRLMASTASKKELYFSLCENPVLVDNGRKSFSLEKKSGKKCYRLSARDLSITWGDSPEYWTWNSDPTSRFPEVAELISVCWLEIRGKINTSMLSPATLYTAYLVLKFSIDIHNYGLDDQPVAVAMKLDGEESYTRTVSWSAERRRGQVPRNARRRFSLFSFSRRRSVSTGESDGHYPQERGDGWLEIELGEFFTKEGKDGELGIRVFDGTTHWKRGLIVEGIEIRPKQGARGASPSS; encoded by the exons atggaaatatCAGAAGAAATGTCTTTGAATGAGCTACCAGAAGGGTGCATAGCTAATGCACTGTCGTTTACAACTCCTCAGGACGTTGGCCGGCTCTCGGTTGTCTCTCCCATGTTCATGTTGGCCGCCGTATCCGATGTTGTTTGGGAGAGGTTCCTTCCTAGAGATCTTAAATCTATTCTATCCACCTCCCCTGATGGTTCTCGCCTGATGGCATCTACGGCTTCCAAAAAGGAACTGTATTTTAGCCTCTGTGAGAATCCAGTGCTTGTTGATAATGGGAGAAAG AGCTTTTCATTGGAAAAAAAGAGTGGGAAGAAATGTTACAGGCTTTCTGCAAGGGACCTCTCGATTACATGGGGTGATTCTCCTGAGTATTGGACATGGAATTCTGACCCCACAtctag ATTTCCAGAAGTAGCTGAGCTTATTTCGGTGTGCTGGCTTGAAATCCGTGGCAAAATCAATACTAGCATGCTATCACCCGCAACGTTGTACACAGCATACCTTGTGTTAAAGTTTTCCATAGACATTCACAATTATGGATTGGATGACCAGCCAGTTGCGGTTGCAATGAAACTGGATGGAGAAGAAAGTTATACACGGACTGTTAGCTGGAGTGCAGAAAGAAGGCGGGGGCAGGTACCCCGTAATGCAAGACGGCGGTTTTCTTTATTTAGCTTCAGCCGCAGAAGATCTGTATCTACTGGAGAAAGTGATGGACATTATCCACAGGAAAGAGGAGATGGGTGGTTGGAGATTGAATTAGGTGAGTTCTTTACCAAGGAAGGGAAAGATGGAGAGCTGGGAATTAGAGTTTTTGATGGCACTACTCATTGGAAACGTGGGCTGATTGTTGAAGGGATTGAGATTAGACCAAAACAGG GTGCAAGAGGAGCTAGTCCAAGCAGTTAA
- the LOC118050171 gene encoding VQ motif-containing protein 31-like — translation MKIERHNHIMNTHTSSSSSSSPLTSPTTFVQADINTFRDLVQKLTGLASDAQRLPVTRPLSSSKPSRNPVHFTAPRRSPFKLQERRHTLRKLEIELGLISLSNSSSSSTRQTHRLDSPVTPLCSEFLFFPSPGTESPSSPAVSEEEKAIAEKGFYFHPSPLNTPRGSEPPELLALFPLISSSQSNQD, via the coding sequence ATGAAAATTGAAAGGCATAATCACATCATGAACACtcatacttcttcttcttcttcttcttcacctcTAACATCACCCACGACCTTTGTTCAGGCGGACATAAACACCTTCAGGGACCTTGTCCAAAAACTAACCGGTTTAGCCAGTGACGCACAAAGACTCCCGGTGACAAGACCGCTCTCCTCCTCGAAACCATCACGTAACCCCGTTCACTTTACTGCTCCTCGCCGGTCACCTTTCAAGCTCCAAGAGCGAAGACATACCTTAAGAAAGCTTGAGATCGAACTTGGCTTGATCTCTCTTAGtaactcatcatcatcatcaacccGCCAAACACACCGACTGGACTCCCCAGTGACTCCCCTATGTTCAGAATTTTTGTTCTTCCCGAGTCCAGGAACCGAGTCACCATCGTCGCCAGCAGTTTCAGAGGAGGAAAAGGCTATAGCTGAAAAGGGTTTTTACTTTCATCCTTCGCCTTTGAACACACCAAGAGGGAGCGAGCCACCTGAACTACTAGCTCTGTTTCCATTGATTTCATCGAGCCAAAGTAATCAAGATTAG
- the LOC118050169 gene encoding uncharacterized protein, translating to MNSVCSCSRPMIAAAKSMDINMSCLRRGVVIVPHGTSNSSSRRVCGVVRASMVDSHESSSDIAKRMEQAWLISQQPRPVSCTSCDSNGHVECQWCRGTGFFILGDNMLCQVPSRNTTCVICAGKGSMRCSDCKGTGFRAKWLGEPLISK from the exons ATGAATTCTGTGTGTTCTTGTAGCAGGCCCATGATTGCTGCAGCTAAATCCATGGATATTAACATGAGCTGCTTAAGAAGAGGAGTTGTAATAGTACCTCATGGTACAAGCAACAGTAGCTCAAGGAGGGTCTGTGGAGTTGTTAGAGCTTCAATGGTGGATTCTCATGAGAGTTCTTCTGATATTGCTAAGAGAATGGAACAAGCTTGGTTAATCTCTCAG CAACCAAGGCCAGTTTCGTGTACTTCCTGCGATTCAAATGGGCATGTTGAATGCCAGTGGTGTAGGGGTACAGGGTTCTTCATTCTTGGCGATAACATGCTCTGCCAAGTTCCTTCCAGAAATACCACTTGTGTTATTTGTGCTGGAAAG gGGTCAATGCGCTGCTCTGATTGTAAAGGAACTGGCTTTCGTGCCAAGTGGTTGGGGGAGCCTCTGATCTCCAAGTAA
- the LOC118050170 gene encoding VQ motif-containing protein 31, translating to MNTSTSSSSSSSPLTSPTTFVQADINTFRDLVQKLTGLASDTQRLPVTRAVSSSKPSRNPVDLTGPRRSPFKLQERRHTLRKLEIKLGLTSLSNSSSSPTRQTHRLDSPVTPLCSGFLFFPSPGTESPSSPAVLEEEKAIAEKGFYFHPSPLNTPRGSEPPELLTLFPLSSPSQSNQD from the coding sequence ATGAACACTAgtacatcttcttcttcttcttcttcacctcTAACATCACCCACGACCTTTGTTCAGGCGGACATAAACACCTTCAGGGACCTTGTCCAAAAACTAACCGGTTTAGCCAGTGACACGCAAAGACTCCCGGTGACAAGAGCAGTCTCCTCCTCGAAACCATCTCGTAATCCCGTTGACTTAACTGGTCCTCGCCGGTCACCTTTCAAGCTCCAAGAGCGAAGACATACCTTAAGAAAGCTTGAGATCAAACTTGGCCTGACCTCTCTTAGTaactcatcatcatcaccaaccCGCCAAACACACCGACTGGACTCGCCAGTGACTCCACTGTGTTCAGGATTTTTGTTCTTCCCTAGCCCAGGAACCGAGTCACCATCGTCGCCAGCAGTTTTAGAGGAGGAGAAGGCTATAGCTGAAAAGGGTTTTTACTTTCATCCTTCGCCTTTGAACACACCAAGAGGGAGCGAGCCACCGGAGTTACTGACTCTGTTTCCATTGAGTTCACCGAGCCAAAGTAATCAAGATTAG